From a region of the Triticum aestivum cultivar Chinese Spring chromosome 7D, IWGSC CS RefSeq v2.1, whole genome shotgun sequence genome:
- the LOC123163771 gene encoding transmembrane protein 120 homolog: MGEERKAGEQAAEAAARAAEQARELQDAAAALLSRTWAEEEALRRRAAALREDLARLRKAAANAQTEKVHEDLDRASCLISDGDIAAILPSKAHGTFLKLLLGPVNLRARKEVQLKVKEEYNSYRDRTAIVFLGFPMILLFLRSWLWNGCFPALPVQLYQAWLLLLYTTLALRENILRVNGSDIRPWWVCHHYCAMLMALVSLTWGIKGQPDCARKQRGVELFLCWAVMQGFAMMLQNRYQRQRLYTRIALGKAKRMDVVWGETAGVEGQLLLLCPILFFLQVFEGYVGFLLLRTAHRGIIPEWQVVVCGILLIAMAIGNFANTVDTLMVKSRFKAKMKKSKSKRDLAACTSPTRSSLTNSAAGA, encoded by the exons atgggagaggagaggaaggcAGGGGagcaggcggcggaggcggcagcgcGCGCGGCGGAGCAGGCGCGGGAGCTgcaggacgccgccgccgcgctgctctcGCGGACgtgggcggaggaggaggcgctgcgccgccgcgccgccgcgctcaGGGAGGACCTCGCCCGCCTGCGCAAGGCCGCCGCCAACGCACAAACCGAAAAG GTCCACGAGGACTTGGATCGAGCGTCATGCCTCATAAGTGATGGTGACATTGCGGCGATTCTCCCTAGCAAGGCGCATG GCACTTTTTTGAAGCTGTTATTGGGACCAGTGAATCTCCGCGCAAGGAAGGAGGTACAGCTCAAGGTGAAAGAGGAATACAATAGCTACAGG GATAGGACTGCCATAGTGTTTCTTGGTTTTCCGATGATTCTGTTGTTTCTTCGGTCATGGCTATGGAATGGATGTTTTCCAGCATTGCCAGTTCAGCTATATCAG GCCTGGCTGTTATTGCTCTATACAACTTTAGCTTTGCGAGAGAACATATTGCGAGTTAATGGAAGTGATATCCGTCCTTG GTGGGTATGCCATCACTATTGTGCCATGCTGATGGCTCTGGTGAGCCTCACATGGGGGATTAAGGGACAACCTGATTGTGCCCGCAAACAG AGAGGTGTCGAGTTGTTTCTGTGCTGGGCTGTGATGCAAGGTTTTGCCATGATGTTGCAGAACAGATATCAACGTCAAAGACTATATACTCGAATTGCTTTGGGGAAG GCTAAAAGGATGGACGTCGTGTGGGGCGAGACTGCTGGTGTTGAAGGCCAACTATTGCTGTTGTGTCCCATCCTCTTTTTCTTGCAG GTCTTTGAGGGTTATGTTGGATTTTTACTTCTTCGGACAGCTCATAGAGGGATCATTCCTGAGTGGCAG GTTGTGGTGTGTGGGATCCTGCTTATTGCAATGGCAATTGGCAACTTTGCAAACACAGTGGACACATTGATGGTTAAGTCCAGATTCAAAGCAAAGatgaagaagtccaagagcaaACGAGATCTTGCTGCATGCACGTCACCGACTCGCTCATCGCTGACAAATTCGGCAGCTGGAGCTTGA
- the LOC123163770 gene encoding sphingoid long-chain bases kinase 1 produces MSSRSLVRSPVSCSAVNECFSYNSRRPRSYYQYSNTMKLQTPQAGQMLLPRKLWKSTRLQTTLLTQRRTVSNCCSDLSTTYTEQLPSYLALNVLQDQSNAKQNNIRKVLVILNPNSGFRSSREVFYKKVQATLKLSGFAMEVVETAYAGHAKVLASTVDLSTCPDGIICVGGDGVVNEVLNGLLGRDDLKEALQLPIGIVPAGSDNSLVWSVLGIRDPVSAATALAKGGFTPIDVFAVKWIQAGVTHFGLTASYCGFVADVLQLSENFRLQLGPFRYVIAGILKFLSLPQYKFEVDYLSPEKNPNLESPIEKCHGQLSDDSKVKSGTYMDSSTGDNWVTMKGEFLGILVCNHFCKPAQGLFSPVVAPKAQHDDGSLDLILVHGSGRLRLFCFFVAYQFCWHLLLPFVEYVKVKQVNVRPVGSTHSGCGVDGELLQAEGQPEWQCSLLPVQGRLLGRHPRT; encoded by the exons ATGAGCTCCAGAAGCCTCGTCCGATCCCCG GTGTCCTGTAGTGCTGTAAACGAATGCTTTTCCTACAATTCACGCCGCCCAAGAAGCTACTATCAGTATTCTAATACCATGAAGCTACAAACACCGCAAGCTGGCCAGATGCTTTTGCCTCGCAAATTATGGAAATCTACTCGATTGCAGACCACCCTTCTCACCCAGAGGCGGACTGTATCAAACTGTTGCTCTGACCTTAGTACCACTTACACAGAGCAACTTCCCAGCTATTTAGCACTTAATGTTTTGCAAGACCAATCAAATGCGAAACAAAACAATATTCGTAAAGTCCTTGTCATCCTGAACCCTAATTCTGGATTCCGTAGCTCTCGTGAGGTTTTCTACAAGAAAGTGCAAGCAACACTGAAG CTTTCAGGCTTCGCGATGGAGGTTGTTGAAACAGCGTATGCTGGTCATGCAAAGGTGCTTGCTTCTACTGTTGACCTCAGTACATGCCCTGATG GCATTATCTGTGTTGGGGGTGATGGAGTCGTAAATGAG GTTTTGAATGGTTTACTTGGTAGAGACGATTTGAAAGAGGCGCTTCAACTTCCTATTGGGATAGTTCCTGCTGGTTCCGATAATTCATTAGTATGGAGTGTTCTTGGCATCAGGGATCCTGTGTCAGCAGCAACTGCTTTAGCTAAG GGTGGTTTCACACCGATTGATGTGTTTGCTGTAAAATGGATCCAAGCTGGAGTTACTCATTTCGGTTTGACGGCTTCCTACTGTGGTTTTGTAGCTGATG TTCTGCAATTATCTGAAAACTTCCGCCTGCAGCTTGGGCCCTTCCGTTACGTCATCGCTGGCATTCTTAAGTTTTTGTCCCTGCCCCAATACAAATTTGAGGTGGATTATCTATCACCAGAGAAAAATCCTAACTTGGAGTCACCGATTGAAAAATGCCATGGCCAGCTTTCTGATGACAGCAAGGTTAAGAGTGGTACTTATATGGATAGTAGCACTGGAGATAATTGGGTTACGATGAAAGGGGAGTTTCTTGGCATTTTGGTCTGTAACCACTTCTGCAAGCCTGCCCAGGGGTTATTTTCTCCAGTTGTTGCACCAAAAGCTCAGCATGATGATGGCAGTCTGGACTTGATTCTTGTACATGGAAGTGGAAGACTCAGATTATTTTGCTTCTTTGTTGCCTATCAGTTTTGCTGGCATCTTCTACTCCCTTTTGTGGAATATGTCAAG GTAAAACAAGTAAATGTTAGGCCAGTGGGCAGTACCCACAGTGGTTGTGGTGTCGACGGCGAGCTTCTTCAGGCGGAAGGCCAACCAGAATGGCAGTGCTCTCTGCTCCCAGTACAAGGCCGGTTGCTTGGCCGGCATCCCAGAACATAG